The Phragmites australis chromosome 1, lpPhrAust1.1, whole genome shotgun sequence genomic interval TGTTCAAGCAAAGTTGCTGCAGGGCATAAACATTGGAACTGTCAGCATACGAAGTAAAGAACCCTACCAATTCCTTCTCGAATGGATAAATTAGGTCTTATGATCTCCTCAGAGTTCACCAGAAATATATCACCAATGTATAGATGATTTGTTGGCACATAAACGCTACACAGCTCTTCGTCACCTTTGTCAGTCTGCAGTACAACACAATAGATAACATAAGAACAAGTATAGTTGCATCGTAGGGGGCATAACAGAATCAAAAGCTATTAACATGTTAGCAATTCATTTTTTAGAGTGATACATCAGAAGAACACTAAAGCATGAACTCATCTTTAGCATGCTTTTGCATATACAGAAAAAAAACTCAAGTACCTGAAGGACCACTGTTGATGTTATGAATCCAAATGCATATTCACCAATACGTGGATGACGAATTATTGCGACTTCTTTAAATGCTGTCGTATTTTGATCTGACAACGAATAATTTCATGAGAAACCTTCCTGGGCAATATAGCTTAACATACGCTAGTAAAGACAGCATAATAGGTGTTTCGTTAAAAAAACAGCATAATAGGCACTAGAAGGGCCAGAACAAATATTAATTTGCTTTGATGCCTTTGGATACCTATAAgactataaaaaaaatcggtggggatggggatggggaccAAAAGAGCTATGTTATTAACTTTACAAGCTTATTTAGAACTCAGCATTCAGGGGAAGAAGACACTAGTAACTTGCTAATTGTACGTTGAGCTGTTATACAGGGTGAAACCAACACATAGACCATGACAACAACTTCTTCATGCCAACAGAGTTTATAACAGCAGTATGTGAGAAGGCAATGAAGGTATAACGAATGTTAAAGCTTCCTGAATATGAACATTTATATAGAAGTATATGACCTGGTGAAATCGCAGTGCTGACTTGCTTTGACGCCGAATATATGTGCCTTACAAATGGCATTTTCTTTATAAACCATTCTCCCACCCAGAAGATGGTTGAACCCACCCATGAAGAAACAAATATTCCGATCAGAAATATGAATACCAGAGAAGTCAAAAAACCGAGACCTGCAATTTGTCACAGAAATAAATAAGCATTTGATACATTTTTTATTCCACGGTAAG includes:
- the LOC133925244 gene encoding protein LIKE COV 2-like; its protein translation is MAEEKESTSIPLSQAAEAVDPEDPVKSPPRPSSPTTSTRKACCAVLQSWVSRKFMTGCVVLFPVAVTFFITWWFIQFVDGFFSPLYAKVGINIFGLGFLTSLVFIFLIGIFVSSWVGSTIFWVGEWFIKKMPFVRHIYSASKQVSTAISPDQNTTAFKEVAIIRHPRIGEYAFGFITSTVVLQTDKGDEELCSVYVPTNHLYIGDIFLVNSEEIIRPNLSIREGIEIIVSGGMTMPQVIASLEPMPRKIQNIRLNIMS